From the genome of Numenius arquata chromosome 9, bNumArq3.hap1.1, whole genome shotgun sequence:
AGTCTTGTCAGCTAAAAGTACCATGAAATAGCAAAACTGCCTTCGTTCTCAGTGCGTGCTGCCACAAACTATATTTGACTAATGCTTTTAGTAATTTGATTACTACTTGTTGTCCCTTCAGTTTGGCAAAACTCTTCAGTGTCTAGGCTAAGTTTTATTCCTCACTGTAAATACAACTTCCTATAAccctggggttttttattttcgTTTTCCAACTTCAGTGGTGTTTCTTACAGAGTAGCCCAGAAAAGAGAAGACGCTGTTTCCAAAGAGGTTACTCGCAAGCTGTCCGAGGCAGACAACAGGAAGATGTCTCGTAAGGAAAAGGATGAAAGGTAATCCTCTTTATTCTCTTCTTTGTCTCTGTTGTAATACTGCCTGGTATCTTTACGGCTTTAGGCAGGATATTAGGGACTGTTGCttgaatgttgttttgttttctgtacatGCATCTAACGGATACAAACTCACAAAAAGTGTGACTTATAAAGCACTAGGTTTGATGTGCCTGGTAGGAAAACAAGTGTAAGTCACTCAAGGGTACAAGTGCATAGTATATGCAGGGTTTTCTCTTTAACTAGTGAATTGACTGGTAGTTCTTGCTGCGCTCCTTTAGAAGCTGGCTATGACATGAGCAGCAGTATGTGATTTACTACACCGCTGGGTGTCAGTCACTTCATAATGGTGGGTGTGCCAGGATGTGcattaatttaaatatgtttgAAATAATGTCTCTACTTGTTCCTAGaattctgtggaagaaaaatgaagtggCAGACTATGAAGCAACAACTTTCTCCATCTTCTACAACAATACTCTCTTTCTTGTCTTGGTCATTATTGCTTCATTTTTCGTGCTGAAGAACTTCAACCCCACTGTGTATCCTTTATTACCATGCTTGAAACAAACACAGTCCTTTTCCTACTTGTTGTCATTAGTAGCTGTATTTGTCATGTCGGTTGTGAGATTACTCTGTTGATACCTGCAGTTCGTTGTAGTACCTCAGCTTAGaaacatttcaacaaaaaaattgagaatacaaaaaaaaatctcccaatcACACAAAAGCTTTACATCTGACACGAGATGTTTTAAGGATATTGCTTGGACAATATACAGAAATTCTTGTGGCTTTACCATTTCCATTCTAATTGTGAAATGAGGAGGCAGCTCATGTTCTTACAGAAACACTGTCAGTTTGAGTTGCCAGGTGCTTTTACCTTACAGGATTGTTTAATTTCAGTAACTTCAGAAGTAAAAAAGTACTGCCAATCAGGACCACATATGCTAATGGAAGTTCTGCAGTATTTAACAGTATTTATAACTACTTTTAAGAACAGGCTAAACTTTATGAATGTCATAATTTTGAAGATAAGTACATTTCAATAGCCTACTAAGAGTCTTGATTGTCAGCTGTATTTCAGGTTACGATGTTGcaattttaaaacttttacagAGAAAGACCATTTCAGTTCCctgtttttcataaaatttctGCTAAATGTTCTGTACAAAAGTAGTGGTTTCTTTACAAGTATATGTCCTTAACCTTTTCTTTACAGCAATTATATTCTTTCTATAAGTGCTTCATCTGGACTGATTGCCCTGCTCTCTACAGGATCTAAGtagacaaaaaacccccaccaacttATTTCTGTGAGAGGGTTCAACTGCCATACAAAAGTTTAAAGGTGGAATTGGAATCCTTTTTTTTATAGTGTGACTGCTTGAGGGTATGTGGGGGGAGGGTTTGAATCCAAAACGACTGAATTATATTTACTTTTGGTATCTTTACAGGGTGTTATTCAATAActgatcatttatttttttttacttagcaATGAAAGGAAATGGTGTGCGAGCAGTTACCAAGCCACCTTTGGGAAGCACTGCTGGGTGTGATGGTACTGCAGGCTATTAGCCAAGCACACTGCAGTGGGCTGATACACAGCAGCACAAACGGTTGTACTTAAAACCTGTAACAGAATTCCCCTGTGAGTTTGGTGACTGGTATAAGAGCCGAACTCATTGATCATAAAAAGTGACAATCCACCATTTACCATTGTAACTtgaaaagttttaataaaaaggagGCTTTTTGTCATTTAATTAATTGTATttcctttcttaatttaaaaaaaaaaaaaaggaggatattTTCATGGGCAAGCAGCGTGTGTAGGTTTGTGGACTCTTTCTGCTTCCAGAAGAGAAGAGTCTTCTGGAAGTCACAACATATATATTGTTTTCATTGGAAATACTCCTCACTTTTCAGTAACTTGGGAGTTAGGACAAAACCTAAGCCtcttagaaaaatgcttttgaagtGGTTTGAACGTAGtaggttgttggttgttttttgttttttcattcatctctaaagttgtaaataaatattaaaaaaaccccacctgccaGTTTTCCTGGCACAGCTTAACAAAAATGCTGTAGCTGGCTTTTTATAATGGGTTTATCAGacaatccttttcctttttttcatgctATCAGTAAAGCAGCTGTTAAGTTAAATGCTAAACTCTACTACTGGTGATGGAATTGCATTGTGGAAGTTAGAGCTATTGCCATTACAGACTCGGAATCCtaagcagggaagaaagagaaagcttaGTCAGATTTAATGTAGCAATTACTTTGGTAATCTTTACTTCAATAAGATTTGTATTTATGTGAAATGAAGATTCTGAAGTGCAGGAAACTGTATCTGGCTTGCCATACAGTATGCTGAGTGTGTAATGACTCTGTTTCTGACAAACACAGTCAGGACAGTCTCACAAAACTGCTACCTAATTACCCAGTGCCTGCTGACTACTACAGTACTTCTCTCTCCAGCATCCTTTGGGATTGGGGCTTGGATGAGGGTCCTAAATCTCTACATGCCGCTGCGTAATTTACTTTTACTTCCCAGTAAAGGTAATAGCGTTCATGTGCTTGCATCATGAAAATTCCAGTGGGTTTGGTGTACTTTAGAGCTGCCATTGAAATTACTTTTCTGGTCGGTCATTTAACACTCTTCAAATTAACTTGATTGTTTTCCCTCAAAATACATGGAGTTTTCTTTATTGCTTCTGCCTGCTTATTGACTACTGAAGGGAGGCTTGCTCCTTTCAATATATTGCTGGTTCCTGCCTTTCATAATTTTACTTTCCTTGGCCTGTCACTTATTATAAAGGGTATAATTTGTATGCATTTAGTCTAAGTATTTAGCACATGTAAAACAAATTTCTAACAAACTTCTATAAATGGTCAGAATCAAACATGAGGCTAAGTTGACTGCTCTGTAAGCAATAGGACTTGAACGTTGCTGTTTTGCTGGTCACTGGAGATTTGCTCAGCTCCTACCAAAAACACACAGTACTTAAATTCAGGCCCATGAACAGACAACACTAATGTACTCATTTCACTTGTCAGCCTTGGTAGGGATAAGAGAGTGCCCTATCGGGTGTTTTAGAAGGTGGCAGGCGTATTTTCCAGGAACTCTGCCGTCTAGAGAAAAGTGATTTGAAGCAGCGCTTTCTTCTGCTATTACTGTCAGTTCGCTGAGTCTTTTATTAACAGCTTTTCGTCTTACCTTAGTTTTCTGCTGTTGACAGTTGCTGAGGCCTGGAGCATAGTGTGTGTCAGAATTTTCTGGGGAGAGAATGTTGCAGCATTGACAACCTGAAAGAAAAGCgggtgggtggggtgggctgTTTTCTACAGAAAGCCTAGTCTTTTCTGTGGactttttcacagaaaagcactgggctttttgtgtttgtttttgccttttttttttttaaattattattatttttgtttgctatGAGGCtggttattttttctcttgcactccccacagccccacccAGTTTCTTCAGTATAATGCTGAAGCCTAAGGTAGGCTGCTGCTTGGCATCCCATTGCCCTCAGAGCATTAGCCAAGCTGACTTTTAAGCTTTTGCTCTACGTGAGGGACAATGCCAtctcattttcaaattaaaaaaaaaaaaattggaattagtatatttttaatatgttgctGGATTCCCAGGTATCTgataaagggaagagaaaacattAAATTGTACACCCAGAGGTAAGAAAAGGAACTAGTCAACTACTGGGAAAAGAACTatactgttaaaataataaagctGTTAACTGTATATTGGTCAAAGCCTTTGTGCTACCCATGaagcagattttaaaatgcataaatagtTAATTTTTCACAGCTAATACTGCGGAGTTAGGGGATGTGGCCCAGGGCAGCGAAAGCAACACCAGGGAGGCGAGAGTACTTTGGTGGTGGTCTCCACCTCCACCAGCTGTGACTGACCAGGGTCATTTTGCAGAGGCTGGTGGCTGAACTGCAGTGGGATCTCAGTGAACTGTCCGGAGGATGTTCATGTTGGTTTATTTTGGGCCACAATGTCGCATACAACTGATGTCTGCCTTAGCAGACCAATTTCTAGAAGTACCTCCTCGGAGATGCGCAGCCAGACCAGCCCTTTGCTTCCCGGCTGTACCCACTCCTCTGCCCGAGGTCATTGTCCCTTGCCCAACCTGGGTACAGCTGAAGAGATTAGCGTTCCCCTGTGGAACGATACACATCCATTTTCAACATAAATCACTGCTGTTTCAAAAATCAGTCTCGCTATTAGTAACTGGTCTCTAAGTATAAAATTAGATGCACAAAATGCCTTTATTGTGTCCAAGCAGAAGTCAAAGTCAGACTGCATTTCTGGATATACAGCGGCTAAGTTCATTTACACGTACCATAGCTCATTGGATTAAATACAGGAGAAGACAACCCAAGTGCTGGTATCTGTCCACGTGGCCCACGGGAACGCTGCCCACGCTCTGCAGATACACTGGAGTTAAGGGGACTAGAATACAAGGGTCCTACAAATACTGTACATAGCCGTACCCCTAGGAAGTATGTGCCCAAAGTACACTGATTCAGTACGAGAGAGAACTATTTACTGAAATCATAAGGTGCCTTTTACAAAGCAAATTCCTGGTAAAATATGACGTGGTTCTTAAGATGGGCAAATTAACATAGAAGTGCTTACTTTCCACTCCTGTAGAGAGATGAAAtactcacaaaaaaaaccctacctgtTAAAATGTGTCTTAAAAATACTATGCATTTACTTATGCCCGATTCCAGAACAAGTTAAAGCAAATGTAGCCCTCCAAAGTAcatacctgatttttttctggtatttttcagcagctatatattatatatatataatatatatttataagtaTCTATATCCTTAAAAGCTCATAAATATTGAAATTTGCCATAGCTATGTCTACAAGCAGGCAAAAGTAGAGTCAGGTTTCTACAGATGCAAAACCCAATATTTTGTCATGGATTTCTTGGTTTAAGGTTGATGTAGAATTAGAATTTTGCAAACAGCTGTCGTTTTTATTCACCTGACATGCGTGTTTGGGTTTTCTAACTGTGCTCTTCTGGCTTGTACTCAGAAATACTTCCCAGGAGCACTCTGCAGCTGAAATAATTGTATAGTTAGGAGTTGAGCTATCTAATTTCTAACCAATTCTCtgtcttacattttttttattcaactACAAACAAAATCTAAAGCATATATtcagcataaaaaagaaaatggaaaatttgagCTTGCCCCTTCTGTCTGTTAACCTGAAGAAACTTCGTAGTTGAGATTTCCCAAATGTGGTTTTATTAAAACCTTAAATTGTATCTGCcttttcttcattgaaaaaaTAGATCTGTACATCCTTCTTTAATTACCAAGTACCTGAaggttataaattattttttgctttacaTGTGTTTTTTCACAGCACAAGCATGAGGTGCTAAGAGTAAAGTAAAAATTGATGAATTCAGTCGAAGGTAAGAAAATACAAGATTATTCTTGGTTAGAAGAGAGATCAACTGTGCTTTTAAATTTCACTGCAGATTAGTAGCAACAGCACACATCTCGAAGGATCCAGTGACAGTAGACACCGAGCAGCAAGCTGCTGAATGATTCTCATGACCGGATATTAATTCGGGGCTGTGCTTCTGTACAGAGCACTTTTAAACCATGCAGTCCAGGTAATTCATGCATTGCATTATGATCTGTAGTCCTTCTTGCTGTAGGGCTTATTTCCCAGAATATTATCTATTTCATTTACAATATGGGATGTCATCTTTGGAAGGACCTAGGGGTAAAAGAAAACCGATGTTTAATCAAGCTTCTATTAAAGGTTTTTCCAATTTTAAATCTAGATTTTATCAAATAACATTTCCTCTGGCTTTTTGTGTGACAGGTACTTAAACATTCAcctaatacttttttcctttaaaggaaaaactaCTGTAGTGTCTTTGCCCAGTGAGAGAATCACAGAAGTGCTCCTAAACTTCTTCTGCACAATATTGCTCAGCTGCAGTGGAAAGCAAGCTGGTGGCAAGAACAGAAGCAGCTCTTGTTGTGAAAAGCAACAGAGAATAATTAAGGTGGGTGCAGGTGACATGTGCCCTGCGGGAGACGTGGTGCAGAATTTATCACAACATGTCCTGGAATCAGGTCGCTTGCTTTTTCAAGTAGGCTTTTAGATAAATGGTAGAACAATACGTTGAGCCTGCTGATGCCACCCTCTTATTGCTGGATATGGCTATAGCTACCACAAATGGCAGTAAGTCATGGTGATGGACCATAGGTTTGCCTAATTAACATGCATAACTAGAGCTGGAAGATgtcaaaaacaaaatacaaagtattaaaaatatattaagagaAGGAGGGCACTAGCATCAAGGTGTGCTGGTGTTACCCCCAAAGGGAACTGGTCAGTGGTGAACCCCCCCACCTCTGTTGAGGTGCCACCACCACTTGCACTTGCCTGTATGGCTCCGAGGTTCTCTATCAGCTGCTCTGGGTTGGAAGATCCTAGAAGAACAGAGCTCACTCCCTCATTTCTCAGGCACCATGCTGGGAATAAAGGCACAAGACAGTCAGGAACATGGGCTTCACGACACGGCATTACTCCAGATACTGAAGTTTGTCAGAGCTtctatttctatttgaaaaataatgacaACATTATTTGTCAACCTTCACTTTACTCCTCCAGCACTACCAAGAAGATGCACAGGTCAGTTAACAATACTGATACTTAAACAAATGATGGGAGCACTAACAGAGTACCTGTAGCTTTAGGGGTTTGTACAAGGCTTCGCAAGGCACAAACTTTGGGTCTGCATTTCAGAGCGTTGCCCTTCGCACTACGAGGACGTGAGCCAGGTGATGCACATGTGGCACCAGCAACAGGCAAAGACACGGGGACAGCAGTCCCGTCCCCCACCCCGTCACCTACCGACGGCCAGCTGAGGCAGCGTGCACCCCAGGCGCTCAGCGATGGGCGACAGGTCTTTCAGCTTcacctgctgctttctgccttccTCGCTTATGATTTTCTCTTTCAGCCACTGGTAGCACTGCAGATGAATTACATTGCAATCGCCCGTTAGCTGTAATCTCCCGAAGTGGAACATTTAAGGCAATTATAAACAGCTCTTAAAGTCACAGCCAACCCAGGAGGTAATGGGGGCTGAATAACACAATGCTTTGCTATCCAAAGCAATTATAACAGGACCAGGATGTCTCCTGCGAGAGCCTACGTCTGTATCTCTCTGGCTTTACGCAACTGATGGGCTCCGTCCGGAACCTGGAAACTCCTCAGTTTTATTTTTGGACCACTGGATCCCATCACAGAGcggaaaaaagtgaaatattagtTAACTTGACAAGATTTTGACACACAGACTCCAAAAAACATTTTGAGAGAACATCTGATCTTGTTCAAGATTTACTGTTACCATTCaagtttagaaaattaatttaacgAAGCTAAGATTTTAGTTCTCCCAGCTCCAGACTTGAAACTTGATGCTGCTTCACTCTCATCAATTTAATTTGGACACCTCTCTACAATGCTACCCACCTAGCTAGCTTTTaccaaatattaataatatattttattttggaaaaaaaaaaactcaaatgcaATGAAATACCACATTTGAAAATGCTGCCCTTTGTAAGCAAGTCAGTGTAGACTCCACCTGTCCTTCAAAAAGCAGCAAGATGAGCAAAAACCAGCAAGGGGACTTGTATCCGTCTGCTGGCAACTGTCAGCTGGCATTAGCTTTTGCCCATCAGCTGATATAGAGCCTCAAAAactgttttggttgggtttttctccAAATCCATGATGTTTTAATGCTCTGCTGTTTTTCAAACCATTAAATAATATGCCTGCCACAGGCACAACATGGGAAGAGACCCCGTAACACCCAGTAAGAGTAAAATCAGAATAATTGTGGGAGAAACCAAGCCCTGTGGTCACCACAATGCTGCGTATGGTGAAGAGGTTTTGAAGTTGCAGCAGCTGTATTGACCGGCCGGGAGCAAATGCAACTGAAACCCCAGGCTCGTGCCTTCTCATTGACAATGTCCAGGTGATGTAAGGTGGTGACAGCATCCTTCGTCAGAGCCTGGCTCTGGTGGCGTGCTCCCCCACTGCCAGCTCACAGCTGTCAGCTCCCTGCAGTGGGGAACCCAAACTATATCTATAACTCAGATGCTCCCGCTCTTTGGAGCATGGTTGCCAGAGAAACCGAGCTGATCCATCAATACAGCAGCACTCAGGCCAGCCTTCTGATGAGGGAACTGTTTTCCCTTTGTCATTTTCCTGCCGTCACAAAAGCAACACTACTTTTCTCAAACATGCAACAAAAAAATATACCTTTAGTGCAGCCCTTGAGCTTTCAGGGACCCCGTTGCCATATTTCCCTGAGATGATCCCACAGGCTAGTGGAGACCACGTCATTGCTCCAACCCCTGCAGAGAAAGAAGTGAAGGGGATTTTAGTGGACTGGGAGAAATCAGAGTTGTATCAGAAATAGgactttcagttaaaaaaataaaagcaaaacaattgcTGCTCGTTTCTATTGCCACTGGCAGTGATGTTCACTTAAtgatgcagcagcagcatcttcctGGAAGACACTGACTACTTTATTCATCCAAAACCTTCTTGTGAGAGCCTCCAGCCCCCATCTGGCTCCTGCTGCATCAAAGTACCTGAACTCCTGCTTCTCAGCTCAGGCATCTCCTACACCCATGCTGCCTTGAGTCTCACAGAGTAAGAAGCAGCCATGGCAATTAGCACCTATTTCCATTAGGGGCACGGTAAGCTGGTTTTTCTTTTAGCTCATTAAATAGATACTTGTCTGTCCCCTTCCAATCCAGGGGAGGAGAGTGTTGTTCCCATCTAGAGCCCTGGGTCAGCCtgctctgtatttctttctgtaaattaAATAGCCGAAAGGCACAGCAATCTCAGTCTCACCTATTTTATGATACAATTCTGGCAGCTGAACCTCCACTTTCTCTCTTTGAAAAAGATGGTATTCAGCTTGTTCGCACACAGGTGGTATCATGTTGAACTGCCTGGCTACAGAGTAGGcttcctggagaaaagaaattagTAGATAAAATACTTCATGGAGTAAAACATAACCTACCAACCAACACTCCTTGAGTGTACAGGAGCCAACAAACTCAAGTTTCACTGTCCCTTAGCAAGGCCACACACATCCCCAGGAATGCCACCATGATGAGGCAGAAACACAGCCCCATCCCCGGCTGTGCTGcccctgctgcagcagggcaCGTGCCCAccttctgcctcctccagcccaaaGCTGCTTCAGCACCAGCGCAGCAACAAACAGCTTCCCAACTGGGATGGTTGGTGCTGAGCTTGTTAGTTGTGTTTTGACCCCACTGCAAGAAGCAGGGACCAGCAGGATGCTCCTGGcatctcttagaatcatagaatggtttgggtgggaagggacctttaaaggccatctagccCAACTTCGCCTgccgtgagcagggacatcttccactagatcaggttgctcaaagccccatccaacctggccttgaacacctccaggaatggggcattcacagcttctccgggcagcAGCAAGCACTTCTGACAAAGCATTAAGGATGAGCCATCAGGATGCTAGTTCCCCCGTCTGGGGTGTTTCAGGTAAAGCCAGTTAGGAGGTCCCTGCAACCAAGCAGGGGTATTTCCCATCTGCACCTCTAGACAGGACACACGCAGAGCAGCAGGGACTGTTCCTATGGGTCATGAagctgctgccaggagccacGTCTTAAATGGGGGCATTAGTGGCCACAGGTAAGGACATCAAACAGGCACTTTGCTAGAAGTCTTAAAGTCAGCCAAATAAAGCCAAATTGAAAAAGACCCTCAAATAAATGAGCCAAGACACCCAAACCAACTAGATCAGCCCATCTTCTCCTACTTCACACTGGACATATGTGAAAATATGTTGGATGGAGTAAAACGCAAACATCCCCAGCCCAGACCCATGCTTGTGGTTCATCTCCCAGCGTGGCTTTCAGCAGACTCTGCAGCCTGGAAGCAGAATTACCAAGTGTAAATGCTTTCCTAAAAATTGACTTTACCATGATCTCCATAGCACTCCAGCGGGACGTTCCCCAATACATCGCCATGCCTTGATTTATGACGTGTGTCATTGCTCGGACAatttctaaaggagaaaaaaaaccccaaatgtatGAGAACTGCAGAGAGGCCAACTTTTCAGCACCAAATCCTCCCAAAGACACTTATAAACATCAAGTACACTGACAAGCCTGAGCAGTTTTGCATTAAGCACTATTTCTGCTGTGTTCTCGTGCTCAAGCGTGGATGAAAAAGCGTTGGCAGTGTCAATGTAAAGACTTCTAACCTGCAGTTGTTTAAAAACTTCTTCTACTAGCTGGCTATTGCCT
Proteins encoded in this window:
- the KCNAB1 gene encoding voltage-gated potassium channel subunit beta-1 isoform X4 → MLAARTGTMGNKNAEEALKLRKQSVLSLGSRERALKSSSESVKEGRGRGGQLQQRARRLALLRELEMNWYLRVCELSHEYTIAYTTGMPHRNLGKSGLRVSCLGLGTWVTFGGQISDEVAEQLMTIAYESGVNLFDTAEVYAAGKAEVILGNILKKKGWRRSSLVITTKLYWGGKAETERGLSRKHIIEEIVRAMTHVINQGMAMYWGTSRWSAMEIMEAYSVARQFNMIPPVCEQAEYHLFQREKVEVQLPELYHKIGVGAMTWSPLACGIISGKYGNGVPESSRAALKCYQWLKEKIISEEGRKQQVKLKDLSPIAERLGCTLPQLAVAWCLRNEGVSSVLLGSSNPEQLIENLGAIQVLPKMTSHIVNEIDNILGNKPYSKKDYRS
- the KCNAB1 gene encoding voltage-gated potassium channel subunit beta-1 isoform X5, with translation MQVSIACTDHNLKSRNGEDRLISKQNTTTPNVVNAARAKFRTVAIIARSLGTFTPQHHISLKESTAKQTGMKYRNLGKSGLRVSCLGLGTWVTFGGQISDEVAEQLMTIAYESGVNLFDTAEVYAAGKAEVILGNILKKKGWRRSSLVITTKLYWGGKAETERGLSRKHIIEEIVRAMTHVINQGMAMYWGTSRWSAMEIMEAYSVARQFNMIPPVCEQAEYHLFQREKVEVQLPELYHKIGVGAMTWSPLACGIISGKYGNGVPESSRAALKCYQWLKEKIISEEGRKQQVKLKDLSPIAERLGCTLPQLAVAWCLRNEGVSSVLLGSSNPEQLIENLGAIQVLPKMTSHIVNEIDNILGNKPYSKKDYRS
- the SSR3 gene encoding translocon-associated protein subunit gamma isoform X1 — protein: MAPKGGPGGRQQSEEDLLLQDFSRNLSAKSSALFFGNAFIVSAIPIWLYWRIWHMDLVQSAVLYSVMTLISTYLVAFAYKNVKFVLKHNGVSYRVAQKREDAVSKEVTRKLSEADNRKMSRKEKDERILWKKNEVADYEATTFSIFYNNTLFLVLVIIASFFVLKNFNPTVNYILSISASSGLIALLSTGSK
- the KCNAB1 gene encoding voltage-gated potassium channel subunit beta-1 isoform X3, which encodes MQVSIACTDHNLKSRNGEDRLISKQNTTTPNVVNAARAKFRTVAIIARSLGTFTPQHHISLKESTAKQTGMKYRNLGKSGLRVSCLGLGTWVTFGGQISDEVAEQLMTIAYESGVNLFDTAEVYAAGKAEVILGNILKKKGWRRSSLVITTKLYWGGKAETERGLSRKHIIEGLKASLQRLQLEYVDVVFANRPDNNTPMEEIVRAMTHVINQGMAMYWGTSRWSAMEIMEAYSVARQFNMIPPVCEQAEYHLFQREKVEVQLPELYHKIGVGAMTWSPLACGIISGKYGNGVPESSRAALKCYQWLKEKIISEEGRKQQVKLKDLSPIAERLGCTLPQLAVAWCLRNEGVSSVLLGSSNPEQLIENLGAIQVLPKMTSHIVNEIDNILGNKPYSKKDYRS
- the SSR3 gene encoding translocon-associated protein subunit gamma isoform X2; the protein is MAPKGGPGGRQQSEEDLLLQDFSRNLSAKSSALFFGNAFIVSAIPIWLYWRIWHMDLVQSAVLYSVMTLISTYLVAFAYKNVKFVLKHKVAQKREDAVSKEVTRKLSEADNRKMSRKEKDERILWKKNEVADYEATTFSIFYNNTLFLVLVIIASFFVLKNFNPTVNYILSISASSGLIALLSTGSK